One segment of Ricinus communis isolate WT05 ecotype wild-type chromosome 8, ASM1957865v1, whole genome shotgun sequence DNA contains the following:
- the LOC8268707 gene encoding protein ALTERED PHOSPHATE STARVATION RESPONSE 1, with product MGAASSKIEEDEALQLCRERKKFVRQALDGRCSLAAAHVTYVQSLRTTGTALRKFIESEAPIESSLYTSTNATPEPLALTEKSLSHFSVPSPSLSHPVDATEHLSPSPSPPGSTRFQANHMKFRGFSSRKVEEKPPIVVTGTVTSSSTPQTTTPRSTEKPETSPVEGSSVPPGTPPWDFFGLFHPIDHQFSMQEGKEMKPGLDNVDDLRRLREEEGIPELEDEEEKHSSHASEDSEDSVDEFDDPPADTLVRSFENLNRVQDHVAASVSPAVPSAESVASETELLNGEKSNSPDMSPLRTPTSTVAVSSDAKKTPVKADRTANKISPKDFFSSIKDIEYLFIKASGAGKEVPRMLEANKLHFRPIVPGKENGSVVSIFFKACFSCGEDPSQVQEEPAQNSVKYLTWHRTTSSRSSSSRNPLGSNANDDTGDLTGDIFESFCMISGSHASTLDRLYAWERKLYDEVKTSEIVRKEYDSKRAILRQLESKGEHSSKIDKTRAVVKDLHSRIRVAIHRIDSISKRIEELRDKELQPQLEELIDGLSRMWEVMFECHRLQFHIISIAYNSRSAKISIQSDSHREIAIHLENELYSLSSCFTKWIGAQKSYLQAINDWLFKCVFFPQKTTKKKRKQTSPSLTLRRNGPPIYVTCGVWLEKLKALPAKDVVEAIKGLAAETAHLLPHQEKNQGKSANPASWKAENGSDSGINMLRDEASDDCISGFDRFRSSLEGFLGQLNNFSEGSVTMYAELQKAIRDAKNPQPQPPLQPQV from the exons ATGGGGGCTGCAAGCTCTAAAATAGAGGAGGATGAGGCTTTGCAGCTCTGTcgtgaaagaaagaaatttgttAGGCAGGCTCTTGATGGCAGGTGCTCACTAGCTGCAGCACATGTTACATATGTCCAGTCGCTGAGAACCACAGGAACTGCTCTAAGGAAGTTTATTGAGTCTGAAGCTCCAATTGAATCTTCATTGTACACTTCCACTAATGCAACACCAGAGCCTCTCGCTTTAACTGAGAAGTCCCTTTCCCATTTTTCAGTCCCCTCTCCATCTTTATCACACCCTGTGGATGCAACTGAACACCTTTCTCCATCACCATCTCCTCCTGGATCCACTCGGTTTCAGGCAAATCATATGAAATTTAGGGGGTTCTCTTCCAGAAAAGTTGAAGAGAAGCCTCCTATAGTTGTTACAGGGACTGTAACTTCATCCAGTACCCCACAGACAACCACACCTCGTTCCACTGAAAAACCTGAAACATCTCCAGTTGAAGGTTCTTCGGTCCCTCCAGGAACCCCACCATGGGATTTCTTTGGACTTTTTCATCCAATTGACCATCAATTTTCTATGCAAGAAGGGAAGGAGATGAAGCCAGGGCTGGATAATGTTGATGACTTGAGGCGGCTTAGGGAAGAGGAGGGAATTCCTGAGctggaagatgaagaagagaaACATTCATCTCATGCTAGTGAGGACTCTGAGGATTCAGTAGATGAATTCGATGATCCTCCTGCTGATACTTTAGTTCGTAGTTTTGAAAATCTTAATAGGGTACAGGATCATGTTGCAGCTAGTGTATCACCTGCCGTACCTTCTGCTGAAAGTGTAGCTTCAGAAACTGAGTTATTAAATGGGGAAAAAAGTAATTCTCCTGATATGTCACCACTGAGAACTCCAACCTCAACAGTGGCTGTTTCATCTGATGCAAAGAAGACACCTGTAAAAGCAGATCGAACTGCAAATAAGATTTCTCCTAAAGACTTCTTTTCAAGCATAAAAGATATTGAATACCTGTTCATCAAAGCTTCTGGGGCTGGGAAAGAAGTTCCAAGGATGCTTGAAGCAAATAAATTGCATTTCCGCCCAATAGTCCCAGGAAAAGAAA ATGGATCGGTGGTATCTATATTCTTCAAGGCTTGCTTCTCTTGTGGGGAAGACCCTAGTCAAGTTCAAGAAG AGCCCGCACAAAATTCTGTGAAGTACTTGACTTGGCATAGGACAACATCGTCACGATCATCTTCTTCCAGGAATCCTCTTGGATCGAATGCCAATGATGACACAGGGGATCTTACTGGTGATATTTTTGAAAGTTTTTGCATGATCTCTGGCAGTCATGCCTCAACCTTAGATAGGCTATATGCATGGGAGAGGAAACTTTACGATGAAGTAAAG ACTAGTGAGATTGTCAGAAAGGAGTATGACAGTAAGCGTGCAATCCTTAGGCAACTGGAATCAAAAGGAGAACATAGCAGCAAAATTGATAAAACCCGAGCTGTCGTCAAGGATCTACATTCGAGGATCAGAGTTGCAATTCACAGAATCGATTCCATATCAAAAAGGATTGAGGAATTGCGGGACAAAGAGCTTCAACCGCAGCTTGAGGAATTAATCGATGG GTTAAGTCGGATGTGGGAAGTGATGTTTGAATGTCACAGGCTTCAGTTCCACATCATCTCGATAGCATACAACAGCAGGAGTGCCAAAATCTCTATACAGTCAGATTCCCATCGGGAGATTGCCATCCATCTTGAAAATGAACTTTACTCGCTGTCATCATGTTTTACCAAGTGGATTGGTGCACAGAAGTCTTATTTGCAGGCTATAAACGATTGGCTTTTTAAATGTGTTTTCTTTCCGCAAAAAACAacgaagaaaaagagaaaacaaacttcCCCTTCATTGACTTTGAGAAGAAATGGGCCTCCAATATATGTCACTTGCGGTGTTTGGTTGGAGAAGCTCAAAGCATTGCCTGCAAAGGATGTTGTGGAGGCTATAAAGGGTTTGGCTGCAGAAACAGCTCACCTTCTACCCCACCAAGAAAAGAATCAAGGAAAGAGTGCAAACCCAGCATCGTGGAAGGCCGAAAATGGCAGTGACTCGGGAATTAATATGCTGAGAGACGAAGCTTCAGATGATTGTATTTCAGGATTTGACCGGTTTCGATCAAGCTTGGAGGGATTTCTTGGTCAGTTGAATAATTTTTCAGAGGGTTCTGTGACAATGTATGCAGAACTTCAGAAGGCGATCCGGGATGCTAAGAATCCACAGCCCCAACCCCCTCTCCAACCACAAGTTTAA